The following coding sequences lie in one Halorarum halophilum genomic window:
- a CDS encoding alpha-hydroxy-acid oxidizing protein — MSDGFPDQPGPRRQTRVFMEGMADVTPDLPMSFEDLEAAALDALTPEAFDYVAGGAGGEDTVDRNREAFRRRRLLPRVLRDVSERDLSTTVCGTDLDHPVMLAPVGVQSIIHEEGERVTARAADDLGMGMVSSSAASTTMEDVREELGDAPGWFQLYWSADHDLAKSFVDRATESGYEALVVTLDTPMLAWRERDMQRAYLPFLDGEGVANYFSDPTFRDRLDGDVQDNELAAVKEFIEVFGDPTLTWDDFEWLCEYSDMPVVPKGILHPADAERAVEAGAAGVVVSNHGGRQVDGAVAALDQLPDVVDAVGDNADVLFDSGIRRGADALKALALGADAVLLGRPYVYGLALGGADGVREVCENFLADLDLAMGLIGCTELSDVDESVLAD; from the coding sequence ATGAGCGACGGATTCCCGGACCAGCCCGGACCGAGGCGGCAGACGCGGGTGTTCATGGAGGGGATGGCGGACGTCACGCCGGACCTCCCGATGTCCTTCGAGGACCTGGAGGCGGCCGCCCTCGACGCCCTCACGCCCGAGGCGTTCGACTACGTCGCCGGCGGCGCGGGCGGGGAGGACACCGTCGACCGGAACCGCGAGGCGTTCCGTCGACGCCGCCTGCTCCCGCGGGTGCTCCGCGACGTGAGCGAGCGCGACCTCTCGACCACCGTCTGCGGGACGGACCTCGATCACCCCGTCATGCTCGCGCCGGTCGGCGTCCAGTCCATCATCCACGAGGAGGGCGAGCGCGTGACCGCCCGCGCCGCCGACGACCTGGGGATGGGGATGGTCTCCAGTTCGGCCGCGTCGACGACGATGGAGGACGTCCGCGAGGAACTCGGAGACGCGCCGGGGTGGTTCCAGTTGTACTGGAGCGCGGACCACGACCTCGCGAAGAGCTTCGTCGATCGCGCGACCGAGTCGGGCTACGAGGCGCTCGTCGTGACGCTCGACACGCCGATGCTCGCGTGGCGCGAGCGCGACATGCAGCGGGCGTACCTCCCGTTCCTCGACGGCGAGGGCGTCGCCAACTACTTCTCGGACCCGACGTTCCGCGACCGGCTGGACGGCGACGTCCAGGACAACGAACTGGCCGCCGTCAAGGAGTTCATCGAGGTGTTTGGCGACCCGACGCTCACCTGGGACGACTTCGAGTGGCTGTGCGAGTACAGCGACATGCCGGTCGTGCCGAAGGGAATCCTGCACCCCGCCGACGCGGAGCGGGCGGTCGAGGCGGGCGCCGCGGGCGTCGTCGTCTCGAACCACGGCGGCCGACAGGTCGACGGCGCGGTCGCGGCGCTGGATCAGCTCCCGGACGTCGTGGACGCGGTCGGGGACAACGCGGACGTGCTGTTCGACAGCGGCATCCGCCGCGGCGCGGACGCGCTGAAGGCGCTCGCGCTCGGCGCCGACGCGGTGCTGCTCGGCCGGCCGTACGTGTACGGGCTGGCGCTCGGGGGCGCCGACGGCGTCCGGGAGGTGTGCGAGAACTTCCTCGCCGACCTCGACCTGGCGATGGGGCTCATCGGGTGTACAGAACTGTCCGACGTGGACGAGTCGGTGCTCGCGGATTGA
- a CDS encoding nuclear transport factor 2 family protein translates to MEEYRTMTEEERTDLVETYFRRLDAGEEFLDLFAADARVFYPKWGVATGTDEIGELFGDVGGTVTSMAHDYEYFNYVVDGDTVVVEGTSSGETADGVEWHPDGEPGGGRWCDVFEVREGAIRRLFIYLDPDYAGADTERYPWL, encoded by the coding sequence ATGGAAGAATACCGGACGATGACCGAGGAGGAACGGACGGACCTGGTGGAAACCTACTTCAGACGGCTCGACGCGGGCGAGGAGTTCCTCGACCTGTTCGCCGCGGATGCGCGGGTGTTCTACCCGAAGTGGGGCGTCGCGACCGGGACCGACGAGATCGGGGAGCTGTTCGGCGACGTGGGCGGGACGGTGACGAGCATGGCCCACGACTACGAGTACTTCAACTACGTCGTCGACGGCGACACGGTCGTCGTCGAGGGGACGAGCAGCGGCGAGACGGCCGACGGGGTCGAGTGGCACCCGGACGGCGAGCCCGGCGGGGGCCGCTGGTGCGACGTGTTCGAGGTCCGCGAGGGGGCGATCCGGCGGCTCTTCATCTACCTCGACCCCGACTACGCGGGCGCGGACACGGAACGCTACCCCTGGCTGTGA
- a CDS encoding helix-turn-helix domain-containing protein, with product MSVILEFTIDSDEFALGTALGGIPGMVIELERLVPMGGSSIPFFWASGGDFDALETQVRESDLVTGLTALDRIDDMVHYRVDWVGETGVLLKGIHDMGGAILEGTSNGTWHFRVRFPDHQALAAFYNYLTEHDVSVHVERVYTLTEETSRVRAFDLTHDQREALVLALDRGYFATPSEASLDDLAEDLGITQQALSKRIRRGNEKVLRNVLGSSANDLL from the coding sequence GTGAGCGTCATCCTCGAGTTCACCATCGATTCGGACGAGTTCGCGCTGGGAACGGCGCTCGGGGGCATCCCCGGAATGGTCATCGAACTCGAACGGCTCGTGCCGATGGGGGGGTCGTCCATCCCCTTTTTCTGGGCGTCAGGGGGTGACTTCGACGCGCTCGAAACACAAGTCCGCGAGAGCGATCTGGTGACGGGCCTCACCGCCCTCGACCGGATCGACGACATGGTGCACTACCGCGTCGACTGGGTCGGGGAGACCGGAGTGTTGCTGAAGGGAATACACGATATGGGCGGGGCAATCCTCGAAGGAACGAGCAACGGGACGTGGCACTTCCGGGTCCGGTTCCCCGACCACCAAGCCCTGGCAGCGTTCTACAACTACCTCACCGAACACGACGTCTCCGTCCACGTCGAGCGCGTCTACACGCTCACCGAGGAGACCTCCCGAGTGCGGGCGTTCGATCTGACCCACGACCAGCGGGAAGCGCTCGTGCTGGCGCTCGACAGGGGCTACTTCGCCACCCCGAGCGAGGCGAGCCTCGACGACCTCGCCGAGGACCTCGGCATCACCCAGCAGGCGCTCTCGAAGCGGATCCGCAGGGGGAACGAGAAGGTCCTTCGGAACGTCCTCGGCTCGTCCGCGAACGACCTGTTGTAG
- a CDS encoding RNA-binding domain-containing protein, with product MTTVYSIDARIEVPVRDTEVTARVADAVENLFPNAEFEHEPGTLVAETHTLDPFSDQLHEQEILDTARREFAKGTTEDGFSFSLKKQAAFQGVINFSVGEPDELGDIEVTVTVREPTVEEYIDHIAPPTEDGRPVDPNGNRRR from the coding sequence GTGACGACCGTCTACAGCATCGACGCCCGGATCGAGGTACCCGTCCGGGACACCGAGGTCACCGCCCGCGTCGCCGACGCGGTCGAGAACCTCTTCCCGAACGCGGAGTTCGAACACGAGCCGGGCACGCTCGTCGCCGAGACCCACACCCTCGACCCGTTCTCCGATCAACTCCACGAACAGGAGATCCTCGACACCGCCCGCCGGGAGTTCGCGAAGGGCACGACCGAGGACGGCTTCTCGTTCTCGCTGAAGAAGCAGGCCGCCTTCCAGGGCGTGATCAACTTCTCCGTCGGCGAGCCGGACGAACTCGGCGACATCGAGGTGACGGTGACCGTCCGCGAGCCGACCGTCGAGGAGTATATCGACCACATCGCGCCGCCGACCGAGGACGGGCGGCCCGTCGACCCGAACGGCAACCGGCGGCGGTAG
- a CDS encoding DUF7344 domain-containing protein: MSEHAPAEPSPAQLVEHLTTLTDVEEDNLFDALSSTRRRHVLTVLLTEARPVGRVRLASEVAALETGTGSERRSDELEREVRLSLHHVHLPKLSRAGFVAIDEDRDLVWPGWTLPIADPVLRTE; encoded by the coding sequence ATGAGCGAACACGCGCCCGCCGAACCGTCGCCGGCACAGCTGGTCGAACACCTCACGACGCTCACCGACGTCGAGGAGGACAACCTGTTCGACGCGCTCTCGTCGACTCGACGGCGACACGTCCTCACGGTGCTGCTCACGGAGGCCCGACCCGTCGGACGGGTCAGACTCGCCAGCGAGGTCGCGGCGCTGGAAACCGGCACCGGATCTGAGAGGCGGAGCGACGAACTGGAGCGGGAGGTTCGGCTGTCGCTCCATCACGTTCACCTTCCGAAGCTCAGCCGGGCGGGCTTCGTCGCTATCGACGAGGACCGCGACCTCGTGTGGCCCGGCTGGACCCTCCCGATCGCGGACCCCGTGCTCCGGACCGAGTAG
- a CDS encoding magnesium transporter, with protein MGIGETARTAYREALPALSASVVGGLLAGVVLGGMRAEFRAVPGLLVLVPALLATRGNVYGSFGARLSTGLHQGLVEPRVSAGDERLRGAVAAALSNGIGIAAFAALAAYLVLTLLGEPVAPAGTLVLVATLAGVLSGVALAGVVILVVFAGYRRGLDPDTLVGPLVTTTGDVFGTLFLLLSVRATLALVGGGG; from the coding sequence ATGGGAATCGGGGAGACGGCCCGGACGGCCTACCGGGAGGCGCTGCCGGCGCTGTCGGCGAGCGTCGTCGGGGGGCTGCTCGCGGGGGTCGTCCTGGGGGGGATGCGCGCCGAGTTCCGGGCGGTCCCCGGCCTGCTCGTCCTCGTGCCCGCGCTGCTCGCGACGCGGGGGAACGTGTACGGGAGCTTCGGCGCGCGGCTCTCGACCGGGCTCCACCAGGGGCTCGTCGAACCCCGGGTCAGCGCGGGTGACGAACGCCTGCGTGGGGCGGTCGCCGCCGCCCTCTCGAACGGCATCGGCATCGCGGCCTTCGCCGCGCTCGCCGCGTACCTCGTCCTCACCCTGCTGGGCGAACCGGTCGCGCCGGCGGGGACGCTCGTCCTCGTCGCGACCCTGGCGGGGGTGCTCTCGGGCGTCGCGCTCGCGGGTGTGGTCATCCTCGTCGTCTTCGCGGGCTACCGGCGGGGGCTCGACCCGGACACGCTGGTCGGCCCACTGGTCACAACTACGGGCGACGTGTTCGGTACGCTGTTCCTCCTGCTGTCGGTACGGGCGACGCTCGCGCTGGTCGGGGGTGGCGGATGA
- the surE gene encoding 5'/3'-nucleotidase SurE yields MTDPHVLLTNDDGIDSPGLAALYEELRAVADVTVVAPATNQSGVGRSRSRAVDVDDHEWGYEVHGTPADCAAYALRALEAEFDLVVSGCNLGPNCGEYLMGHSGTVGAAVEAAYLGTPGVAVSAYHRREFFPPNGFTFDVPAAVTRELVERLPESGVFDDVDYLSVNTPLEEHGELRAVEPLADYDVDVREATDDEREQYDGEFRLESDYWDRLDQPDRYPTLERTAYSYPAWSDRAAVVDGDVSLSAMHIPQEAVHSAAVDDLVATYNAEVSVGVPAADD; encoded by the coding sequence ATGACCGATCCGCACGTCCTCCTCACGAACGACGACGGCATCGACTCGCCGGGGCTCGCGGCGCTGTACGAGGAGCTCCGCGCGGTCGCCGACGTGACGGTCGTCGCGCCCGCGACCAACCAGTCCGGCGTCGGCCGGTCCCGCTCCCGCGCGGTCGACGTCGACGACCACGAGTGGGGGTACGAGGTCCACGGCACGCCCGCGGACTGCGCCGCCTACGCCCTCCGCGCGCTGGAGGCGGAGTTCGATCTCGTCGTCTCCGGCTGCAACCTCGGGCCGAACTGCGGAGAGTACCTCATGGGCCACTCGGGGACCGTCGGCGCCGCCGTCGAGGCGGCCTACCTCGGGACCCCCGGGGTCGCGGTCTCGGCGTACCACCGCCGGGAGTTCTTCCCACCGAACGGGTTCACCTTCGACGTGCCCGCCGCGGTCACACGCGAACTGGTCGAGCGCCTCCCGGAGTCGGGCGTCTTCGACGACGTCGACTACCTCTCGGTGAACACGCCGCTGGAGGAGCACGGGGAACTCCGCGCGGTGGAACCGCTGGCCGACTACGACGTCGACGTCCGCGAGGCCACCGACGACGAGCGCGAGCAGTACGACGGCGAGTTCCGACTGGAGAGCGACTACTGGGACCGCCTCGACCAGCCCGACCGCTACCCCACGCTGGAGCGGACGGCGTACTCCTACCCGGCCTGGTCGGACCGCGCGGCCGTCGTCGACGGCGACGTGAGCCTCTCGGCGATGCACATCCCCCAGGAGGCGGTCCACTCGGCGGCCGTCGACGACCTCGTCGCCACGTACAACGCCGAGGTGTCGGTGGGCGTCCCCGCGGCCGACGACTGA
- a CDS encoding AAA family ATPase, with amino-acid sequence MRVIGTVGLPGSGKGEVAAVAEEEDVPVVTMGDVIREECRSRGLDPAEHHGAVAKALREEDGPAAIAERTVPAVREAASRAGADAVLVDGLRSMVELARFREAFGESFLLVAITAPFDLRAERLGARGRDDSDLDVEALRKREERELDFGMGEVIDAADVTIDNTGTLEAFRRHARDLLVEDIERSAADGTREADAGGRT; translated from the coding sequence ATGCGAGTCATCGGTACCGTCGGGCTGCCCGGCAGCGGCAAGGGCGAGGTCGCCGCCGTCGCCGAGGAGGAGGACGTGCCCGTCGTGACGATGGGCGACGTCATCCGCGAGGAGTGTCGCAGCCGGGGACTCGACCCCGCCGAGCACCACGGCGCGGTCGCGAAGGCGCTCCGCGAGGAGGACGGCCCCGCCGCCATCGCCGAGCGGACCGTCCCGGCGGTCCGGGAGGCCGCGTCGCGGGCCGGGGCCGACGCCGTCCTGGTCGACGGCCTCCGCTCGATGGTCGAACTGGCGCGCTTCCGCGAGGCGTTCGGGGAGAGCTTCCTCCTCGTCGCCATCACGGCGCCGTTCGACCTCCGGGCCGAACGGCTCGGCGCCCGCGGGCGCGACGACTCCGACCTCGACGTCGAGGCGCTCCGGAAGCGCGAGGAGCGCGAACTCGACTTCGGCATGGGCGAGGTCATCGACGCGGCCGACGTGACCATCGACAACACGGGAACGCTGGAGGCGTTCCGACGGCATGCCCGGGATCTGCTCGTCGAGGACATCGAGCGATCGGCGGCCGACGGGACGCGGGAGGCCGACGCGGGGGGTCGAACGTGA
- a CDS encoding magnesium transporter → MTEEWTVRRISRTMVPLLLVLTLVELGSGLVLGAFEERLLSAPSLLVLVPVTIGTAGNLGSILASRLSTAFHLGTLSFSPTDDDLAGNALATVALAATLFPVVGLGAWALAALTGSTALSPWTVVLVAVSSGVTLAVLAVAVTLVATYAAYRFSLDPDDVVIPVVTNVCDVLGVLVLFAAVIVFT, encoded by the coding sequence ATGACCGAGGAGTGGACCGTCCGGCGCATCTCGCGTACGATGGTCCCCCTCCTCCTGGTGCTCACGCTCGTGGAGCTCGGCTCGGGGCTGGTGCTCGGCGCGTTCGAGGAGCGCCTGCTGTCGGCGCCGTCGCTGCTCGTGCTCGTGCCGGTGACCATCGGCACCGCGGGGAACCTCGGCTCGATCCTGGCCTCGCGGCTCTCGACGGCGTTCCACCTCGGGACGCTCTCGTTCTCGCCGACGGACGACGACCTGGCCGGCAACGCGCTCGCGACGGTCGCGCTGGCGGCGACGCTGTTCCCGGTCGTCGGCCTCGGCGCGTGGGCGCTGGCCGCGCTCACGGGGTCGACCGCGCTCTCGCCCTGGACCGTCGTGCTCGTCGCGGTGAGTTCGGGCGTCACCCTCGCCGTGCTCGCGGTGGCGGTGACGCTCGTCGCGACGTACGCCGCCTACCGGTTCTCGCTCGACCCGGACGACGTGGTGATCCCGGTCGTGACGAACGTCTGCGACGTGCTCGGGGTGCTGGTGCTGTTCGCGGCCGTGATCGTGTTCACCTGA
- a CDS encoding MFS transporter: MGTTARLRRLAVYDALALTALVWFLAKFLRYVLPPLFATASFRAEFGVSNAVLGAAYTAMMVVYALMQFPSGALADRLGATRVVVGGALVAAGGALVLAVPVPGDVPVALPALGGASAGFLLLVAGLLLVGLGTGAHKTAAVRLLSRTYPARTGRALGVLDTVGALSGVAAGAAVVFFADVADWHALYLAAGVAGIGLAVAVALRVPRRVPDVDREAGSGGGESGGAGVRTYLALFGRPRFAAFVGVTLCVAFAYNGAVAFLPLYLTEQAGLAPATASFLYSVLFAVSFVQLVTGDLSDRVGRLSVLGGTTALAAVGLVALLAVGTAGPVVLGATIVAFGAGGHGYRPVRAAYLTEVIPDDLAGGGLGVVRTVLMIAGAVAPAVVGAVADATDFGVAFAVLAAAMVGAVALTALTAVLDGE; encoded by the coding sequence ATGGGAACGACCGCGCGCCTGCGACGCCTGGCCGTCTACGACGCGCTGGCGCTGACGGCGCTCGTCTGGTTCCTCGCGAAGTTCCTCCGGTACGTCCTCCCGCCGCTGTTCGCCACCGCCTCGTTCCGGGCGGAGTTCGGCGTCTCGAACGCCGTGCTCGGGGCCGCCTACACCGCGATGATGGTCGTCTACGCGCTGATGCAGTTCCCCTCCGGCGCGCTGGCGGACCGCCTCGGCGCGACCCGGGTGGTAGTCGGCGGCGCCCTCGTCGCCGCCGGCGGGGCGCTCGTGCTCGCGGTTCCGGTTCCCGGCGACGTTCCGGTCGCGCTCCCCGCCCTCGGTGGCGCGTCGGCCGGGTTCCTCCTCCTCGTCGCCGGATTGTTGCTCGTCGGACTCGGAACGGGCGCGCACAAGACGGCCGCCGTCCGCCTGCTGTCACGGACCTACCCGGCGCGGACGGGCCGGGCGCTCGGCGTGCTCGACACCGTCGGCGCCCTCAGCGGCGTCGCCGCGGGCGCGGCGGTCGTGTTCTTCGCCGACGTGGCCGACTGGCACGCGCTGTACCTCGCGGCCGGCGTGGCGGGGATCGGCCTCGCGGTCGCGGTGGCGCTCAGGGTCCCCCGTCGGGTTCCGGATGTCGACCGGGAGGCGGGCAGTGGCGGAGGTGAGAGCGGAGGGGCCGGCGTTCGAACCTACCTGGCGCTGTTCGGGAGGCCCCGCTTCGCCGCCTTCGTCGGCGTGACGCTCTGCGTCGCGTTCGCGTACAACGGCGCGGTGGCGTTCCTCCCGCTGTACCTGACCGAGCAGGCCGGACTGGCGCCCGCGACCGCCTCCTTCCTCTACAGCGTCCTGTTCGCCGTCAGCTTCGTCCAGCTCGTCACCGGCGACCTCTCGGACCGGGTCGGCCGCCTGTCGGTGTTGGGCGGGACGACGGCGCTCGCGGCGGTCGGCCTCGTCGCCCTGCTCGCAGTCGGGACGGCGGGACCGGTCGTGCTCGGCGCGACCATCGTCGCGTTCGGCGCCGGCGGGCACGGCTACCGGCCCGTCCGCGCCGCGTACCTCACCGAGGTCATCCCCGACGACCTCGCCGGCGGGGGGCTCGGTGTCGTCCGGACGGTGCTGATGATCGCCGGGGCGGTCGCGCCCGCGGTCGTGGGTGCGGTCGCCGACGCGACCGACTTCGGCGTCGCGTTCGCGGTGCTGGCGGCGGCGATGGTCGGGGCGGTCGCGCTGACGGCGCTGACTGCCGTGCTCGACGGCGAGTGA
- a CDS encoding DoxX family protein, translating to MSSTTTPRNPANDRSTSIGLLLLRVALGVVFVVTGVGKVFQVGPDAVPVAALAGLISGLGFPAPTALAWFVSLLEMVGGALLLFGFLTRFVAGLLAVDMAVATFLYHLPNGFAVADGGYEYTFVLLCATAALVFTGPGRYSLSYGVLGGELLPVGGDSSRSHS from the coding sequence ATGTCATCGACCACTACCCCACGGAATCCGGCGAACGATCGATCGACCAGCATCGGGCTCCTACTGCTCCGGGTCGCCCTCGGCGTCGTGTTCGTGGTGACCGGCGTCGGCAAGGTGTTCCAGGTCGGGCCGGACGCGGTCCCCGTCGCCGCGCTGGCGGGGCTGATCTCGGGTCTCGGCTTCCCCGCGCCGACCGCCCTCGCGTGGTTCGTGAGCCTCCTGGAGATGGTCGGCGGCGCCCTCCTACTGTTCGGCTTCCTGACGAGGTTCGTCGCGGGCCTGCTCGCAGTCGACATGGCCGTCGCCACGTTCCTTTATCACCTTCCGAACGGCTTCGCCGTCGCGGACGGGGGCTACGAGTACACGTTCGTGCTCCTGTGTGCTACCGCCGCGCTCGTCTTCACCGGGCCGGGGCGCTACTCGCTCTCCTACGGCGTGCTCGGCGGGGAGTTGCTGCCGGTCGGTGGCGACTCATCTCGGAGCCACTCCTGA